The DNA sequence AGCGCCCCCTTTTCCGTTTTCCGGCAGCGAACTTTTCAGCTCACGGTTGCCTTGATGATCTTGCCGGGGTTCGCCGGCGGTTCACCCTTGGGCAGGGCATCGACGTTTTCCATGCCTTCTTCGACCACGCCCCAGACGGTGTACTGGCGATCGAGGAAGGTCGCATCGTCGAAGCAGATGAAGAACTGGCTGTTGGCCGAGTGCGGATAGCTGGTGCGGGCCATCGAGCAGACGCCGCGCACGTGCGGTTCATTGTTGAATTCGGCCTGCAGGTCGGGCTTGTCCGAACCGCCCATGCCGGTGCCGTTCGGGCAGCCGCCCTGCGCCATGAAGCCG is a window from the Novosphingobium sp. TH158 genome containing:
- a CDS encoding peptidylprolyl isomerase, whose amino-acid sequence is MADEYLTLTLDTGDVKIKLRPDLAPGHVARITELAREGFYDGVKFHRVIPGFMAQGGCPNGTGMGGSDKPDLQAEFNNEPHVRGVCSMARTSYPHSANSQFFICFDDATFLDRQYTVWGVVEEGMENVDALPKGEPPANPGKIIKATVS